From Pleurocapsa sp. PCC 7319:
ATTAGTTTATGAAGATCGAGTGCGTTTACAACAAGCGTTATCCGAACTAGAAGAACGTACGAGAAATGTCTTAGAGTTTGTCTTTTTACACGATTTAACTCAAAAGGAAACAGCAAAAATGTTAGGTATTAGCGTAGTAACTGTCTCTCGTCAACTTAAGAAAGGTTTGAATTTACTTAAGAAATCAATGGCTCAAGAAAATTCTTAGTTTCTCATCTCTGGCTGATATTTCAATCAACTGTTATGTTGGAGTCTGAATTGCTAGGTTACATATTTAACGAGGTATTCTTAATCGAACCTTGAGTAATTATTATGAATAAAACTGTATTATTGCTATTAGCAGGATCTGTGGCTTTGCTAACCGAAAGTTGCTCCTTCTTTACGGACTTTTCTGATGCCCGAAAAGAATTAGAGGAAAATGCTGCCAAACCTATTCCAGTAAATAATGCTGTCCAAAATCAAAACCAGAAAACTGATGTAATTGAAGAAGAATTTGCTGATTTAGAAGACGAAACGGAACCAGCTCAAGCAATTGCCGGTTTGATTCCTGCAACTAATCCTGAAGTCAGAGTCAGAAGTATAGCTCGCGGCAGACAAGATCCTTTTTCCATTGTTAACTTGACTCCACGCATTGAAATTGAGCAAGAAGAAGTTGAAGAAGTTAATCGTTCAACTGAAAATAGATCTAGTCAAAATAGTACCCCACGAGCCGAACCAAGTCAGCCAAGTCAAGGTATAGATAGCCAGAACGAATCTAAGTCTGTTGACCCTCCTGAGCCAGAATTTGAGCCTACATTAGCTCAAAATGTTATTATCTCTGGATTGTACAAAGCTAATGATCGAGTAAAACTTATTGTACAGGCACCAGAAGAAAGCACCAGTCGTTATGTTGAGGTGGGACAATACCTATCCAACGGTCAAGTATTAGTTAAAGACATTGATTGGAACCATTTTCCTACTCCAGTAGTTACTTTAGAGCAATCAGGAATTGAGGTTTCTAAAGAAGTTGGTGAAACTCCTGGTGATTCAAATGACACTGATATTAGTTCCTTACCCAGTGAAAATTCCCAAGATAAACCTTGGTTAGCGAATATTTCGTTGAATTAGAACTGAGGTTCAACAAGATTCAAATACACTATCATCAGCGATCGCAGAATTTAAATTTCTCCGATCGCTTTTTCAATTTGATGACCCTTCATAAAGTAGAAGAAGTCTATAAAATAATAATAGGTTTAGGGTTATTGATTTGAGCTAAGAAAAATTTATGAGTAATAAAGCAGAATTATTAGAAGCGATCGCTGGAAAAAATCGTGGGTTGCTGGCTAATGAAATTGATAATGTTCGAGTTCTCTCGGCAATTCAACAGTTAGAGGACTCAAATCCTACTCCTAAACCCTTAGAATCAAAAGATTTATTAAATGGTGATTGGCGCTTACTATATACCACCAGCAAATCTATTCTGGGTTTAGACCGTTTTCCCTTATTAAAGTTGGGACAAATATATCAATGTATTCGAGTATCAGAAGCTAAAGTGTATAACATCGCTGAAATTGTTGGCTTGCCAATGCTAGAGGGGTTAGTAAGCGTTGCGGCAAGCTTTGAGCCGATTTCAGAATCTCGCGTAAACGTAGTGTTTGAACGTTCTATTATCGGTTTACAGCGACTATTAAGTTACAAAACTCCAGGAAAATTAATCCAACAAATAGAATCCGGCAAAAAGTTTTTGCCGTTAGATTTTAAAATTGATCGCGGAGAACAAAAAGGCTGGTTAGATACTACTTACTTGGATCATGATATGCGAATTGGTCGAGGCAATGAAGGAAATGTCTTTGTATTGACCAAAGAAACTTAATTGAATTAGATCTTAACTTATGGTTTAAAACTAAAAAGCTAAAAGCTTGTTACATGTTTTGAGCTTAATGTGACCCAATAAGTAATATCATCATTGGTAATCTTTTCTTTTTTCATTTGTTGTCTTATTTTGATGTACTCACGAGTGCCTTTGAGTTGAGAAGGAAATAAATTTTGTAGAAAGAAATTAATTGTATCTTGCTTGACTAAACCTTGTTTAACCGCTACATCTCCGAAACGAAGAGAACTTTTATGTTGTTCTAAAAGAATTACTTTTATATCTTGTTCGCTTAATAATCCCGCTTTTCGTAGATAGAAACCTATAGGATGTTCGATGCGCTTATTGACTAGCTTAAACCATTCTTGAACAAAGAAATCAGCAGTATCTTGTTTGACCCAGCCTCTTAAAGCCAGTATCTCTCCTAAGCGCATATCTTCATAATATATTTGATCTCTTAGGGCTACATCCAACTGGGGACTAGTTATTAATCCAGCCTCTTGTAAGGTTTCTCCTATAGGCTTAAAAGTAATGAATTGAGACATAAAAGCACCCAAATAAAATTAATTAAGGAGGTATATTAATTAGTTCTAGACTAACTGATGATTAATTAAATTAGGTAAAGTTTTCATCAAGAAATTAGCCTGATTTTTAAGTACTAATTTTTAAATTTAATTTAACTTATTTCATCAGCCCATCTATTTATTTGTTTAAATATTGAGCATGATGCTGAATATGATCCTTTATAAAACTACTAATCATGAAGTAGCTGTGATCGTACCCCGTCTGCCAGCGTAAATTTAACTTTTGTCCTACTTGTTGGCAAGCTGCTTGAAAGTTTTCCGGTAACAATTGCTTTTGTTGGTAAAATTCATCGGCTGTGCCTTGATCGATCAGAATTGTCGAGTCTAACTGAGTTTGCTTGATTAGTTCTGTGGCATCATATTTTGCCCACTGATCTTTGTCCCGACCCAAATATGCGGTAAAAAGGTTATCTCCCCAAGGACAATTCATGGGTGATGCTATGGGGGCAAAAGCAGATACCGATAAATATTGTTGAGGATTATTTAAAGCACAAATTAATGCCCCATGTCCTCCCATTGAATGTCCAAAAATACTTTGTTTTTCCGGTTTGACTGGAAAATTAGCAGCAATTAACTGAGGCAATTCTTGAGTAACGTAACTATACATTTGATAGTGCTTCTGCCAAGGTTCAACCGTAGCATCTACATAAAAACTCGCTCCGCTGCCCAAATCCCAAGTATCGTCTTCTCCTGGTATTCCTGTATTACGAGGGCTTGTATCGGGGGCAACTAACATAATCCCCATTTCAGCAGCATAACGTTGTGCCCCTGCTTTCGTAATAAAGTTTTCTTCAGTGCAGGTTAATCCAGAAAGATAGTAAAGAATTGGCACTGGTTGCACGTTGACTTGGGGAGGGAGATAAACCGCAAAATTCATCTTACTGTCACAACTAGATGAATGATGAGCGTAGTAAGCAACAGTGCCATCAAAGCAGCGAGATTCGGACTTGAGACTTAGAGAATGAGACATAGTTATAAAATGCTATTACTTGCATGTAATTGAGCCATTGGATTTTGTAGTTATTGATACAGAAGGAACAAGAGACTTGAGAGAAATTGCCATTATTGGTAGTGACGGCAAATTAATATATGAGGCTTTAAATCAGGAATATTCTGATTATATACAGCCCATCATCCAGAACAAGCCTCTGAAAAATATACTTTTAGATTTTTTAGAAATTACTGAGCATAAACTGCTGATATTTCATAATGCCAAGCATGATCTTCAAGTTTTAAAAAAAAGTTTCCAAAAAGCTAATTTACCTGGAAAAAATTTTCCTCAGGTAAAGTGTACATTGCAATTAGCTCAACAATCTTTTCCCAGTTATTATTCATACTCCTTAGAGTATTTAGCCAAAAAGCTAAATTTAAAAGTAGATCGTCAGTATTTTGATACTCGACAAGCTCATACAGCCAGATATGATGCTCAATTTACTTACCAACTATACTTAGCCATTCACCAGCATATGACTCAAACTTCTATAACAATTAATCCCTTTGGTAGTAGTCGGGTTGATAATCCATTTCAAAGTCATCCTGACAATACTAATATTTATCATTCTCAATATACAATTTTAGAATCGGTAATTGATGATATTAAATACGATCAAAATCATCAAAGTAAAGGTGCAGTAGTCATTGGCGAACCTGGAACTGGGAAAACTCATCTAATCATGCGTTTAGCCAAACAAAGGTTAGAGCTTAATCGCCTGTTGTTTATTCCCTGTCCTAATGATGCAACTACAATTAAGTACCATACCTACAGCTGCATTTTAGAATCATTAAATAAACAGATACCAGAAACAAAATTTACCCAGTTAGAGTATTTTTTGGCCAATACTTTTGTGGGTATTATTCAATCTAGTCATAATCAGACTCAAAAAATCAAAGCTATTTTAGATAGTATTCAAAATAATCCTCTTAAACTATATGAAATATTAGGAGGAGCAGGAACCCAGTCTAGAAGGAATAGCTGGGATTCGATTGAAAGAATAACCAATGAATGGTGGCTCAATAAATATGGTGCGGCAGGTTATGCGCCAGAAATTATTCGAGGAATTGTTAAATTTTGTCGCTACTCCGATCCCAACTATAAACAATTAGTCAAGAAATGGTTGGCTGCTGATGAATTAGAAGCAGAAGAATTAACTAAAATTGGCTTAAGCAATTGGAACGATGAGATTAGTAAAGAAGATTTTTCTTTAGAAGCGATCGCAGTTTTAGGCAAGCTTTCTTTGCTCAATGAACCGTTGATCATAGTCTTTGACCAGCTTGAAATGCTAGGTTTAGAACACAATCGTAATATCTTGCTTAACTTTGGAGAAGCAGTAAAAGAAATTTTCACCAGAGTACCTCATAGCCTAATTATCTTTAATTTATTTGCCGATCGTTGGCGACAGCTACAGCAAACATTTGATGGTTCCATTATCGATCGCATTGCTCAATATCAAGTGATTTTGGAGTCCCCATCAACCAAAGATATCCAAGATATTCTGCAACTAAAAGCTCAGGAGACCAAAATAGATTTGGCAAATTTATTTACACCACAAGAGATAGAGCAAATTATTAGCAATAAACCTTCAATACGTGCAGTCTTAAATAATGCTGCTGAATATTTTCGTTATAAATATAAAAATATTCCTCTTCCAAATCGCAAACTTAAAGCTATTGCCAACTTAGGAGAGAATGAGTCACAAGCAGAAATTTTATCGAGATTAAGCAAACTAGAATCTCAACAAAATCGATTGGAGCAGTTACTTAAAAATATTGCTCAAGCTTTTAATACTTTTGTTGACAACTCAGATGAAGATAATGAAGAAAGTTCTTTGGCAATAAACAATCACAATTCAGCTTCCGCTATACCATCAGAACCAGTTAGCTCAGATTCTAAGTTAGTTCCAAAATCTCTGGATGCTAAAATTATTGATTATCTGGGAATTCAGCAAAGACTTCTCGAACAAGAATATAGTGAAGCGGAAATTTTACTCGATGAGAAAGATGCTGGAAAACTCAAAGATATCGTTCTAGCTTTTCAGAAAATCATTAATCTAGAGTTGGATATTTTGCCTAGTAAGCGAGTTTTACCTGCTCATATAGTTATCACTAATAAAAACCTTTGTATTGGCTTTCTCAGTGCTTGTAAAGGTAGTAAGTTTACTTCTCGGATTCAAAATTATAATGAAATTGTCGCTACTAAAGACCAAATCAAATTCTTACTTTGGCGTGATGAGAGAAGTGATCCCATCAAAAATGGAACAGTGGGCAGTAAGGAAATAATTAAACTCAATAATACTAAAAATGGATACTATAAGCCAATTGAGCGCAACAATCGGATAACATTTGAATTAATCTATAAATTTATCAGTGCTATCTATAACCAAGATTTAGAAATAGATATTGACACTGAGCTAGAATCTTCACTACAGATAGTTGCCGATTATTTTCGGGAATACTGGCTCATAAAAGAATTATTTTAGATTTACTGCAATTATGCCAATCTTAATTTCTATCAGTTTCTGAGGTATGACTTAATCTAAAAAGCATACCTCAACAATTAAGAACGATACTTTAGTCTAACTATCGCCTTTTGAATCTTGCTCTGCATCTACTTTAGGGACAATATCAGGACGCTCTGCATTTTCCCAACCCGCAGGACGTTTGGAGTTATACCAAGCAATTGATCCTATAGATACGGCTGCGATAAAACCAATTACATATACGGCGACAAAATAAGTAGGAAATTCACCTGCTACTGCGAACAACAAATTCATATCTAAAAACAAGTAATTTTATAGTTAATAATTCTTAATATTACCAGATACCACTGCTATGGCCGTACAAAATTGTATTAGGACAAATTTATTTGATTGCTCGTAAGTAATGAATAATGAGTAATGAGTAATGAATGTCCCAATGTAAGTCTATGTTGCTACAACTATTGGCAACGAAGTCTGATTAAATATATTCTCAGTTAGTAAACTGGTAGAATGACAGCTCAAAATTTGCCAGTAAAATATTTGCTTTCTAATTAAAATTTTCAGTAGACCAGGAATTTAAGCTAGCGATCGCCAGTGAAACACCAACCAAAGCAAATTTCAGGATCCAAGGCGCGCAGAACAGAGTGACAAGGGAAAATGTTACGGATGTAAAACGAGTTGCCGTTTTAAATACTTCATCTTTTAATTTAGAACTGATGTACAGTGCGATCGCCGCAACCAGCAATGTTGCTAATGAAAGCGCAAGCATTTGATTTCCCCTTAATATTATGAAATTTAAGACACTATTTTTGATTCAAATATTTGTTTTTCGCTTCTATCTAAACTAGTGCGACTGCTTGAGACAGAGAAAAACATTTATTAGCCCTAGTATTAAGATATTATAACTTCTAGTATTTTTGTCAACTCATCACTTGTGCTTAAATACCTATAATTTAGGAATAATCTGTCTCTGAAGCCAGAACGACTAAAAGTCTATTATGAGCATATTCTGGCGATCGCTCATCTTGTTGCTCGAGCTAATAATTTTTGCCAAAGTAAACACCGATCGCGCTACCGATCAATATTACTTGGGATGTGATTATTAAAGTAAAAATCTCTTTTCTTCCGCTTTCTGCTAAACCATAACCAATCACACCAAAACATAAACAATTGTCGTGCCA
This genomic window contains:
- the psb35 gene encoding photosystem II assembly protein Psb35; translated protein: MNLLFAVAGEFPTYFVAVYVIGFIAAVSIGSIAWYNSKRPAGWENAERPDIVPKVDAEQDSKGDS
- a CDS encoding PAP/fibrillin family protein is translated as MSNKAELLEAIAGKNRGLLANEIDNVRVLSAIQQLEDSNPTPKPLESKDLLNGDWRLLYTTSKSILGLDRFPLLKLGQIYQCIRVSEAKVYNIAEIVGLPMLEGLVSVAASFEPISESRVNVVFERSIIGLQRLLSYKTPGKLIQQIESGKKFLPLDFKIDRGEQKGWLDTTYLDHDMRIGRGNEGNVFVLTKET
- a CDS encoding exonuclease domain-containing protein produces the protein MDFVVIDTEGTRDLREIAIIGSDGKLIYEALNQEYSDYIQPIIQNKPLKNILLDFLEITEHKLLIFHNAKHDLQVLKKSFQKANLPGKNFPQVKCTLQLAQQSFPSYYSYSLEYLAKKLNLKVDRQYFDTRQAHTARYDAQFTYQLYLAIHQHMTQTSITINPFGSSRVDNPFQSHPDNTNIYHSQYTILESVIDDIKYDQNHQSKGAVVIGEPGTGKTHLIMRLAKQRLELNRLLFIPCPNDATTIKYHTYSCILESLNKQIPETKFTQLEYFLANTFVGIIQSSHNQTQKIKAILDSIQNNPLKLYEILGGAGTQSRRNSWDSIERITNEWWLNKYGAAGYAPEIIRGIVKFCRYSDPNYKQLVKKWLAADELEAEELTKIGLSNWNDEISKEDFSLEAIAVLGKLSLLNEPLIIVFDQLEMLGLEHNRNILLNFGEAVKEIFTRVPHSLIIFNLFADRWRQLQQTFDGSIIDRIAQYQVILESPSTKDIQDILQLKAQETKIDLANLFTPQEIEQIISNKPSIRAVLNNAAEYFRYKYKNIPLPNRKLKAIANLGENESQAEILSRLSKLESQQNRLEQLLKNIAQAFNTFVDNSDEDNEESSLAINNHNSASAIPSEPVSSDSKLVPKSLDAKIIDYLGIQQRLLEQEYSEAEILLDEKDAGKLKDIVLAFQKIINLELDILPSKRVLPAHIVITNKNLCIGFLSACKGSKFTSRIQNYNEIVATKDQIKFLLWRDERSDPIKNGTVGSKEIIKLNNTKNGYYKPIERNNRITFELIYKFISAIYNQDLEIDIDTELESSLQIVADYFREYWLIKELF
- the fghA gene encoding S-formylglutathione hydrolase, producing MSHSLSLKSESRCFDGTVAYYAHHSSSCDSKMNFAVYLPPQVNVQPVPILYYLSGLTCTEENFITKAGAQRYAAEMGIMLVAPDTSPRNTGIPGEDDTWDLGSGASFYVDATVEPWQKHYQMYSYVTQELPQLIAANFPVKPEKQSIFGHSMGGHGALICALNNPQQYLSVSAFAPIASPMNCPWGDNLFTAYLGRDKDQWAKYDATELIKQTQLDSTILIDQGTADEFYQQKQLLPENFQAACQQVGQKLNLRWQTGYDHSYFMISSFIKDHIQHHAQYLNK